A single window of Nicotiana tomentosiformis chromosome 1, ASM39032v3, whole genome shotgun sequence DNA harbors:
- the LOC138909021 gene encoding uncharacterized mitochondrial protein AtMg00810-like codes for MEDSKEIDTPIATTTKLDMDELGLSVDQKLYRGMIGSLLYLTASRPNIVFNVGLCARFQVVIFNLVGYADADYAGFLVDRKSASGMAYFLGSCLVSWATKKQNLVALSTAEAEYVVAASCCAQLLWIK; via the exons atggaagattccaaagaaattgacactcctattgcaacaactacaaagttggatatggaTGAACTCGGTTTATCTgtcgatcagaagttgtataggggaatgattggctcattgttgtatctcactgctagtagacctaaCATTGTTTTCaatgtaggcctttgtgcaagatttcag gtagtaattttcaatcttgtgggatatgctgatgctgattatgcaggttttcttgtagATAGAAAGAGCGCCTCAGGTATGGcatactttcttggctcatgtcttgtgtcttgggccactaaAAAGCAAAATttagtggccttatctactgctgaagctgagtatgttgttgcagcttcatgttgtgctcagttgttgtggatcaaataa